In Sander vitreus isolate 19-12246 chromosome 7, sanVit1, whole genome shotgun sequence, a genomic segment contains:
- the LOC144520208 gene encoding putative G-protein coupled receptor 139: protein MIIWRRKCKLSRSSTFYLMAISVADNLVLIFVVVLELSVKYHQQEPFWSYEPWCSLRDIFNYGAYNAMTWLVVVFTVERFVAIHTWKMKTKICTLRCAAWTTMAVFFFSHIFAIPYYWSNASVYANNQTRCIYKPEAPTQFIHALVWLQTLQAYILPFIIILTLNGLTLRLISLSNRVHITADLNSRVNKVMPLLRSRMRKSVVLLVTVSMSFVLLSVTRAITQIILRTTHMYSLDRNDYNLQINIAADTGTMLSLSNAAANMYLYVCTQSKFRQEFFACARQVSF, encoded by the coding sequence ATGATCATCTGGAGGAGGAAATGCAAGCTCTCCAGGTCCAGCACCTTCTACCTGATGGCCATTTCTGTGGCGGATAACCTCGTTTTGATCTTCGTTGTGGTTCTTGAGCTTTCTGTTAAGTACCACCAGCAGGAGCCGTTTTGGAGTTACGAGCCATGGTGCAGCCTGAGGGACATTTTTAACTACGGAGCATACAACGCCATGACGTGGCTGGTGGTTGTGTTTACAGTGGAACGTTTTGTTGCTATCCACACGTggaaaatgaaaactaaaatcTGCACTTTGAGATGTGCAGCATGGACTACAAtggctgttttctttttcagtcaTATTTTTGCCATTCCTTACTACTGGTCTAATGCCTCAGTCTATGCGAACAACCAGACCAGATGTATTTACAAACCGGAGGCCCCAACTCAGTTCATTCACGCCCTCGTTTGGCTTCAAACCCTGCAAGCCTACATATTACccttcatcatcatcctcacaCTTAACGGGTTGACCCTGCGTCTAATCTCTCTCAGCAATCGGGTTCATATCACAGCTGATTTAAATTCCAGGGTCAACAAAGTCATGCCCCTGCTGCGCTCCAGGATGAGAAAATCTGTAGTGCTTCTGGTGACTGTTTCCATGAGTTTCGTGCTGTTGTCTGTCACCCGTGCTATAACTCAGATCATCCTGCGCACAACTCACATGTACAGTTTGGATCGTAATGATTATAACCTCCAGATAAATATAGCAGCAGACACTGGCACCATGCTGAGCCTGAGCAATGCGGCTGCTAACATGTACCTGTATGTATGCACCCAGTCCAAGTTTCGCCAGGAGTTCTTTGCCTGTGCCAGACAGGTGTCCTTCTAA
- the eif2d gene encoding eukaryotic translation initiation factor 2D: MFVRPFRVKSNTAIKGSDRRKLKADISSAFPSLSADELSELVPNKEELNVVKIYVHKGDSVTLYVLHKNPLFFELEKRLYPTVYVLWRYPTILPTFRTWPPVLQKLIGGADLMLPGVVVPSSGLPDVKQGDCCSVTLVNNRAPVAVGTATMSRDEMHSLGMKGRGVCVLHAYMDNLWAFGDKSAPPLPDAESEGQGVKGEEYEVDEMEEEVEEEAEKCVEEEQSPCQTVTDQACSGIEELSLTEQEEEKGDKGNEEEEGNQDDQKMPQEIMDALLLQCFLHALKSKVKKTDLPLLTSTFLRNHMFACCPSGKQLDIKKSSYKKLSKFLQAMQKQHNLVRVKELTKGVESIVEVDWKNPELRSIKVPEETDVEATPVQDGGVGEPPYHPPEITTLYSVSARLEPLFLDAKKRKGTILQPAEVRHIVTEYVKKNELVDENNKNYVTINPTLCDCLLDKSEYQEVESLKWDDLFSRTLERMQECYQVVFPGQAPIKKKGHIDPIDISVASRGSNKKVTLIKNLEVYGLDPAVVATALQRRVQASSVLQPIPGSKDKVLVQIQGNQIHQVGNLLQDHYQIPRKCIQGLDKAPKGGKKK; the protein is encoded by the exons ATGTTTGTCAGACCGTTTCGTGTCAAATCCAACACCGCAATTAAAGGATCAGACAG GAGAAAGCTCAAAGCTGACATATCTTCAGCCTTTCCTTCACTGTCTGCTGACGAACTGTCTGAGCTGGTCCCCAACAAAGAGGAATTAAATGTGGTGAAGATTTATGTACATAAGGGAGATTCTGTGACACTTTATGTTCTTCACAAAAATCCACTGTTCTTTGAATTGGAGAAACGACTTTATCCCACAG TATATGTGCTTTGGCGCTACCCTACTATCCTGCCAACATTTAGGACATGGCCTCCTGTGCTTCAAAAGTTGATTGGAGGGGCAG ATCTCATGCTGCCAGGTGTGGTGGTGCCTTCAAGCGGTCTCCCAGATGTGAAACAGGGCGACTGCTGTTCTGTTACGTTAGTGAACAATAG AGCTCCTGTTGCAGTTGGCACTGCTACAATGTCCAGAGACGAGATGCACAGTTTGGGTATGAAAGGGAGAGGAGTGTGTGTTCTCCATGCGTACATGGATAATCTCTG GGCTTTTGGAGACAAGTCAGCTCCTCCTTTACCGGATGCAGAGAGTGAAGGACAAGGGGTGAAGGGAGAGGAATATGAGGTCGatgagatggaggaggaggttgaggaggaggctgagaagtgtgtggaggaggagcagagtCCCTGTCAAACAGTCACAGATCAAGCCTGCTCTGGTATTGAGGAGCTGAGTCTGACTgagcaggaggaagagaaaggtGATAAGGgcaatgaggaagaggaggggaacCAGGATGACCAGAAAATGCCACAAG AGATAATGGACGCCTTGCTGTTGCAGTGTTTTCTCCATGCTCTCAAGAGCAAAGTGAAGAAGACAGATCTCCCCCTGCTGACCAGTACATTTCTCCGCAATCACATGTTCGCCTGCTG CCCAAGTGGAAAGCAACTTGATATCAAGAAATCCAGCTATAAAAAG CTGTCCAAGTTTCTACAGGCCATGCAGAAGCAGCACAACCTTGTGCGAGTAAAAGAACTGACCAAGGGTGTGGAGAGCATTGTGGAGGTGGACTGGAAAAATCCAGA ACTGCGTTCCATCAAAGTTCCCGAGGAGACAGATGTTGAAGCAACTCCGGTGCAGGATGGAGGGGTAGGAGAACCTCCGTACCATCCCCCTGAGATCACAACTCTGTACTCTGTGTCAGCTCGACTGGAGCCTCTCTTTCTAGATGCAAAGAAgag GAAAGGAACAATACTGCAGCCTGCTGAAGTGAGACATATTGTCACAGAGTATGTGAAGAAGAATGAACTGGTGGATGAAAATAATAAGAA TTATGTGACCATAAACCCTACTCTGTGTGACTGCTTGCTGGATAAATCAGAGTACCAGGAGGTTGAGTCTCTCAAGTGGGATGACCTCTTTAGCAG GACATTGGAAAGAATGCAGGAGTGCTATCAAGTTGTGTTCCCCGGACAAGCACCCATAAAGAAGAAGGGCCACATTGACCCCATAGACATCTCTGTGGCTTCTCGAGGCTCCAATAAGAAG GTGACTCTAATAAAGAACCTGGAAGTATACGGTTTGGATCCTGCAGTCGTTGCCACTGCTTTGCAGCGTAGAGTCCAGGCCAGCTCTGTCTTACAGCCCATCCCTGGGTCCAAGGACAAAGTGCTGGTCCAGATCCAAGGCAATCAGATTCATCAAGTTGGCAATTTGCTACAAG ATCATTATCAAATTCCTCGGAAGTGCATCCAAGGACTAGACAAAGCTCCAAAAGGGGGAAAGAAGAAGTAA